The following proteins are co-located in the Cardiocondyla obscurior isolate alpha-2009 linkage group LG12, Cobs3.1, whole genome shotgun sequence genome:
- the LOC139107170 gene encoding protein nervous wreck-like isoform X1, translated as MQPPPRKGNYAKFLKNVHAEQAAKLQAKNQHECDLLEDIRNFTIKKSAIEKSYSEALLKISSAYLNKKIPNIPDLKIDGAEEKWNMWNVWRTVLEENEKLARARLAAVEVFQQQIADDAKSLKMHKLQISKKAIDQLLIVQKELQTCVQDVDKTKKLYFDEEHSAHDVRDKAKDIEEKLKKKKGSFFQSITSLQKNSAKVSSKRDALEEKSTGARNDYLLSLAAANAHQNRYFVVDLQSTMQYLEQGVYDKVAEYLTLMGRTELLTCLATQNSFGKIRDQAQQLTREYNIQCCCLYYPVLKQHIQYDFEPCDNDPVDRVTADHSAATTLGKEARRWSTKIAREVSGIRENNRKLQVLYQLKESGQKTDPNDPNGPDLDTKIDELKHAIRRAETAKLKAEARLECLRYGGVNVDEFLQEAETLSVQDMPRSASSLSVRTDASGAAEHPSSDSFYDSDGDGGSDLTTLERPGKNISQAEEEAEERQRHDSAEVDALLEQEKQRIEQLTAGWDDPTAVDWDNEEKDEHEISHEIPEMPSSQPIYKCTALYSYTAQNPDELSIVESEQLDVVGEGDGDGWLRARNYRGEEGFVPQNYLDVEREPETTTGLTSQGPGLVQQISFSSVDYTIDDHDAVDPDANLLTATEAIIQNHVGEIEQYCIALYDYDATCDEELSFLEGDILKVLKKEPHDVDDGWWEGELRGQQGLFPSLVVEPCGPDGCPLTPQDDVTPPSSAPPVFTPPQAPEEFLLADELAQMEEEEKSMVNGDSGFMINLSQDQKEQYGSQFSEDGKSDETPDILVVEVSDESGDKVEKSGDSKFDEDLKSSQKDEFGLGVAQIVITAATPMEEVEHPFPGVEGTQTDSTKSAEASEANPEAFTTVSDLNESECKEEEPTVILDEKEVEETEEKSTIDELPTDSAPFPISSSSGSEGESTSGPSTNENSQSRGTVVEVTEEATEDIEEEEIVPGKMLVGGRASIPDELQPDQLEKLQTLKESNA; from the exons ATGCAACCACCACCGAGAAAA GGTAACTACGCcaagtttttgaaaaatgtgcACGCGGAGCAGGCGGCGAAGTTGCAGGCGAAAAACCAACACGAGTGCGATCTTCTGGAGGACATACG taattttacgataaaaaaatctgcCATTGAAAAATCCTACTCCGAg gCGTTACTCAAAATATCGTCTGCGTACTTAAATAAGAAGATACCGAACATCCCAGATCTCAAAATCGATGGAGCAGAAGAGAAATG GAACATGTGGAACGTGTGGCGAACCGTGCTGGAAGAGAACGAGAAGCTGGCACGTGCACGCCTCGCTGCTGTCGAGGTCTTTCAGCAGCAGATCGCCGATGACGCTAAGAGTCTCAAGATGCACAAATTACAAATCTCTAAGAAG GCAATCGACCAATTACTGATAGTACAAAAAGAGCTCCAAACTTGCGTACAGGACGTCGACAAGACAAAGAAATTATACTTTGACGAAGAACACAGCGCACACGATGTGCGCGATAAAGCAAAGGATATAGAAGAAAA gctgaagaagaagaagggtTCCTTCTTCCAATCAATAACGTCTTTGCAGAAAAATAGCGCCAAG GTGAGCTCAAAACGTGACGCTTTAGAGGAAAAATCAACTGGTGCTCGCAATGATTATTTGTTGAGCCTCGCCGCCGCTAATGCCCATCAGAACCGATATTTTGTAGTCGATTTACAATCCACTATGCAG TATTTGGAACAAGGAGTTTACGATAAAGTAGCGGAATACTTAACATTGATGGGACGCACGGAGCTGCTCACTTGTCTAGCCACGCAAAATAGTTTCGGCAAGATTCGCGATCAAGCTCAGCAG CTCACTAGGGAGTACAATATCCAATGTTGCTGTTTATACTATCCTGTTTTGAAGCAACACATTCAATACGATTTTGAGCCTTGCGATAACGATCCAGTAGATAG gGTAACTGCCGATCACTCGGCGGCAACGACATTGGGCAAAGAAGCACGTCGCTGGTCGACGAAAATAGCCCGTGAGGTAAGCGGCATTCGTGAAAATAACCGGAAACTTCAAGTGTTATACCAACTCAAAGAGTCTGGTCAGAAG acTGATCCAAACGATCCTAATGGTCCAGATTTAGATACTAAGATCGATGAATTAAAGCATGCCATTCGGCGAGCAGAG actgCGAAACTCAAAGCGGAAGCGAGGCTAGAATGCCTTCGATACGGTGGAG TAAATGTAGACGAATTCTTACAAGAGGCTGAAACCCTCAGCGTTCAAGATATGCCACGTTCTGCCAGCTCTCTTTCCGTAAGAACAGATGCATCTGGCGCAGCG gaacATCCATCATCGGACTCGTTCTATGACAGCGACGGTGATGGCGGAAGCGACCTAACGACTTTGGAACGGCCCGGAAAGAATATATCTCAAGCGGAAGAGGAAGCCGAAGAAAGACAGAGGCATGATAGTGCCGAGGTTGATG cattgcTGGAGCAGGAGAAGCAACGAATAGAGCAGTTAACGGCAGGCTGGGATGATCCCACGGCTGTTGATTGGGACAACGAAGAGAAAGATGAACACGAGATATCGCACGAAATACCAGAGATGCCTTCTAGTCAACCCATATACAAGTGCACTGCTCTATACTCCTACACA GCGCAAAATCCTGATGAACTTTCTATTGTGGAAAGCGAACAGCTGGATGTAGTGGGCGAAGGCGATGGCGACGGATGGTTAAGAGCAAGAAATTATCGAGGAGAGGAAGGCTTTGTTCCTCAAAACTATCTTGATGTAGAAAGAGAACCCGAGACTACCACTGGTCTAACTTCGCAAGGTCCAGGTCTAGTCCAGCAGATTTCCTTTTCATCCGTTGACTACACCATTGACGATCATGATGCCGTCGATCCCGATGCCAATTTACTAACTGCTACGGAAGCCATAATACAAAACCATGTTGGag aaatagaaCAATATTGCATTGCACTTTATGATTACGACGCAACGTGCGATGAGGAGCTGAGCTTTTTAGAAGGTGATATCCTTAAGGTGCTAAAAAAAGAGCCACACGATGTAGATGATGGCTGGTGGGAAGGTGAGCTAAGAGGCCAACAAGGTCTTTTCCCTTCTCTCGTTGTGGAACCTTGCGGTCCAGACGGTTGTCCTTTAACCCCAcag gaCGATGTAACACCACCAAGTTCCGCGCCACCAGTCTTCACTCCACCGCAAGCACCGGAAGAGTTTTTACTAGCCGATGAGCTTGCTCAAATGGAAG AAGAAGAGAAGTCAATGGTAAATGGTGATAGTGGGTTTATGATAAATTTGTCTCAAGACCAAAAGGAGCAATATGGTTCACAATTCTCAGAAGATGGTAAATCAGATGAAACTCCAGATATATTAG TCGTGGAGGTATCAGATGAATCAGGTGATAAg GTGGAAAAATCCGGAGATTCCAAATTCGATGAAGACCTTAAATCCAGCCAAAAGGATGAATTCGGTCTTGGAGTGGCTCAGATCGTAATCACAGCCGCAACTCCGATGGAAGAAGTTGAGCATCCCTTCCCCGGGGTAGAGGGAACTCAGACAGATTCAACAAAGTCTGCAGAAGCCTCCGAAGCTAATCCTGAAGCTTTTACTACAGTTTCAGATCTTAATGAGAGTGAGTGTAAAGAAGAAGAGCCGACCGTCATTTTGGATGAAAAAGAAGTTGAAGAAACTGAAGAAAAGTCTACGATTGATGAACTTCCAACTGACTCGGCACCATTTCCAATCAGCAGTAGTTCTGGAAGTGAAGGAGAATCAACTTCCGGTCCCAGCACCAACGAAAATTCTCAGTCGAGAGGAACAGTGGTAGAAGTAACTGAAGAAGCCACAGAAGATatagaagaggaagaaattGTCCCAGGAAAAATGTTGGTTGGAGGAAGAGCCAGCATCCCAGATGAACTGCAGCCAGATCAATTAGAAAAACTGCAGACGCTCAAGGAATCGAACGCCTAG
- the LOC139107171 gene encoding vacuolar protein sorting-associated protein 16 homolog — protein MSAMLTADWFPLGRDTYFRKFELYPISFQHEISSNNLLVAAPYGGSIAVTRNSKKLVKVQGATKPLILLYSSSGKLTAKLQWSSGQLVSFGWSQQEELLCVQDDGMVLIYDMFGTYQHTFSMGNAAKDTKVVDARFFTTSNSTGIAVLTSTNRIFLVNNVCEPKVRPIPDVPRYGPIDCWYMVHYDRETQVILSNKEGIFVIHQSHQNTYSFNTLFSNKINNIIAIAVSSNNRHIALYSDTGHLYIGSIDFREKYCECYTNMKEPLANVAWCGTEAVVCSWNSTIMVVGRTADTIIYNYDGPLHLIPEIDGVRVLSSSSHEMIQKVPNVVQRIFRINSTDPASYLLEASKQFQKKSHKADSYIDLVKDKLDTAIRACIDGASHEFDFETQKILMRAAKFGKGFSKTIDSEYYVQMCRILRVLNAVRHPAVGIPLTYTQFNILTNQVLLDRLVARRHYYLSIQIARHLQLPEIDGESRILAHWACYKVKQTQLDKEQIAEEIADKLGYAPGVSYSEIAKRAADCGRKQLAIKLIDYEPRAHQQVPLLLTLGEERAALHKAVESGNTDLVYTVILHLRENMTLGDFQMSIMHCPLAMALYIKYCQSHNRETLRDIYNQYDDFHSQAVWFITESYQRKNIMSRDALLQSAQENFRLARNDTNASLTEEQIKLLKYQRSLEDTLRESVIGKPLHDTVKVLLLRNELKLADKLRSEYKIPDRRYWWLRIQCLAEKGLWNDLEKFSKSKKSPIGYEPFIDECLKYNEKLEARKYLTKVKEDLKVKYLVKLNLLSEAAQTAYEQKDTAALTFVLAQCSSSDRQFIDKINMLLSSLKS, from the exons ATGTCAGCGATGTTGACTGCTGATTGGTTTCCTTTGGGAAGAGATACTTACTTTCG GAAATTTGAGCTGTATCCGATATCTTTCCAGCATGAGATTTCTAGCAACAATTTATTAGTGGCAGCCCCATACGGGGGCTCAATTGCTGTAACAAGAAATTCTAAAAAACTTGTCAAAGTACAAGGAGCAACTAAACCTTTAATATTGTTGTATTCGTCATCAGGAAAACTGACAGCCAAGttacaa TGGAGCAGTGGACAACTGGTATCATTTGGTTGGTCCCAGCAAGAAGAATTGCTCTGCGTTCAAGACGACGGCATGGTTCTCATATATGACATGTTTGGCACTTACCAGCATACCTTTAGCATGGGAAAT gCAGCCAAGGATACCAAAGTTGTTGACGCAAGATTCTTTACAACGTCCAATAGCACTGGGATAGCCGTTTTAACATCCACCAATCGTATATTTCTAGTAAATAATGTATGTGAACCTAAAGTCCGGCCAATTCCTGATGTGCCAA gGTATGGTCCAATTGATTGCTGGTATATGGTACACTATGACAGAGAAACACAAgtaattttatcgaataaagAAGGAATTTTTGTAATTCATCAATCCCATCAAAACACATATTCATTT aacaCGCTCTTCAGCAATAAGATCAATAATATTATAGCTATAGCTGTATCGAGTAATAATCGGCATATTGCACTTTATTCAGATACTGGACATTTGTATATTGGTTCAATAGACTTCAGAGAAAAGTATTGCGAGTGTTACACAAATATGAAGGAGCCTCTTGCAAATGTAGCTTG GTGTGGCACGGAAGCTGTAGTATGTAGCTGGAATAGTACGATAATGGTAGTGGGACGTACGGCTGATActataatatacaattacgATGGTCCATTACATTTGATCCCAGAGATCGATGGAGTACGTGTATTATCAAGCAGTTCTCACGAAATGATACAGAAAGTACCAAACGTCGTGCAAAGAATATTTAGAATCAATTCAACGGATCCTGCTTCCTATCTTTTAGAAGCTTCTAAGCAATTTCAGAAAAAGAGTCACAAGGCCGACAGCTATATAGATTTAGTGAAGGATAAATTAGATACAGCAATAAGAGCGTGTATCGATGGTGCTAGTCATGAATTTGATTTCGAAACGCAAAAAATTCTAATGCGA GCTGCCAAGTTTGGAAAAGGATTCAGTAAAACAATAGATTCGGAATATTACGTTCAAATGTGTAGAATTTTGAGAGTTTTGAATGCAGTGAGACATCCTGCTGTGGGAATTCCATTAACATATACGCA ATTTAACATTCTTACGAATCAAGTGCTATTAGATCGGCTGGTAGCACGaagacattattatttaagcaTACAAATAGCGCGGCATTTACAATTACCTGAGATCGATGGAGAAAGCAGAATATTGGCACATTGGGCTTGCtacaaa gTGAAACAAACACAATTAGATAAGGAACAAATAGCAGAAGAAATCGCTGATAAATTGGGATATGCTCCTGGTGTTTCATATAGCGAAATTGCAAAAAGAGCAGCGGATTGTGGACGAAAACAATTGGCtattaaa TTAATCGATTACGAACCACGTGCGCATCAACAAGTACCTTTGCTCTTGACACTTGGCGAAGAACGTGCTGCGCTGCATAAAGCAGTGGAAAGTGGTAATACAGATTTAGTTTACACTGTTATTCTTCATCTCAGAGAAAACATGACTCTTGGAGATTTTCAA atgTCTATAATGCATTGTCCTCTAGCAATGgcattgtatattaaatattgccaGAGCCATAATAGAGAGACATTGCGTGATATCTACAATCAATACGACGATTTCCATTCACAAGCAGTGTGGTTTATAACTGAAAGTTATCAACGAAAA aatataatGTCGAGAGATGCATTACTGCAATCTGCTCAGGAAAATTTCAGATTAGCTCGTAATGATACTAACGCATCGTTGACAGAAGAACAGATAAAACTGTTGAAGTATCAAAGATCGTTAGAGGACACGTTACGTGAATCAGTTATAGGGAAGCCTCTACATGACACTGTGaaagtattattattgcgCAACGAGTTGAAATTAGCAGATAAGTTGCGATCCGAATATAAAATACCAGATCGAAG atattggTGGTTAAGAATACAATGCCTAGCAGAAAAAGGATTATGGAACGATTTAGAAAAGTTTTCCAAAAGTAAAAAGTCTCCCATTGGTTATgag CCGTTTATAGATGAATGTCTCAagtataatgaaaaattagaagcaagaaaatatttaaccaAAGTTAAAGAAGATCTCAAAGTAAAATATctagtaaaattaaa TTTACTTAGCGAAGCAGCGCAAACAGCGTACGAACAGAAGGATACTGCGGCTCTCACATTTGTGCTAGCACAATGCAGCTCATCCGATAGACAATTCATTGATAAGATTAACATGTTATTATCTAGTCTTAAAAGTTAa
- the LOC139107170 gene encoding protein nervous wreck-like isoform X2: MQPPPRKGNYAKFLKNVHAEQAAKLQAKNQHECDLLEDIRNFTIKKSAIEKSYSEALLKISSAYLNKKIPNIPDLKIDGAEEKWNMWNVWRTVLEENEKLARARLAAVEVFQQQIADDAKSLKMHKLQISKKAIDQLLIVQKELQTCVQDVDKTKKLYFDEEHSAHDVRDKAKDIEEKLKKKKGSFFQSITSLQKNSAKVSSKRDALEEKSTGARNDYLLSLAAANAHQNRYFVVDLQSTMQYLEQGVYDKVAEYLTLMGRTELLTCLATQNSFGKIRDQAQQLTREYNIQCCCLYYPVLKQHIQYDFEPCDNDPVDRVTADHSAATTLGKEARRWSTKIAREVSGIRENNRKLQVLYQLKESGQKTDPNDPNGPDLDTKIDELKHAIRRAETAKLKAEARLECLRYGGVNVDEFLQEAETLSVQDMPRSASSLSVRTDASGAAEHPSSDSFYDSDGDGGSDLTTLERPGKNISQAEEEAEERQRHDSAEVDALLEQEKQRIEQLTAGWDDPTAVDWDNEEKDEHEISHEIPEMPSSQPIYKCTALYSYTAQNPDELSIVESEQLDVVGEGDGDGWLRARNYRGEEGFVPQNYLDVEREPETTTGLTSQGPGLVQQISFSSVDYTIDDHDAVDPDANLLTATEAIIQNHVGEIEQYCIALYDYDATCDEELSFLEGDILKVLKKEPHDVDDGWWEGELRGQQGLFPSLVVEPCGPDGCPLTPQDDVTPPSSAPPVFTPPQAPEEFLLADELAQMEEEEKSMVNGDSGFMINLSQDQKEQYGSQFSEDGKSDETPDILGGKIRRFQIR; this comes from the exons ATGCAACCACCACCGAGAAAA GGTAACTACGCcaagtttttgaaaaatgtgcACGCGGAGCAGGCGGCGAAGTTGCAGGCGAAAAACCAACACGAGTGCGATCTTCTGGAGGACATACG taattttacgataaaaaaatctgcCATTGAAAAATCCTACTCCGAg gCGTTACTCAAAATATCGTCTGCGTACTTAAATAAGAAGATACCGAACATCCCAGATCTCAAAATCGATGGAGCAGAAGAGAAATG GAACATGTGGAACGTGTGGCGAACCGTGCTGGAAGAGAACGAGAAGCTGGCACGTGCACGCCTCGCTGCTGTCGAGGTCTTTCAGCAGCAGATCGCCGATGACGCTAAGAGTCTCAAGATGCACAAATTACAAATCTCTAAGAAG GCAATCGACCAATTACTGATAGTACAAAAAGAGCTCCAAACTTGCGTACAGGACGTCGACAAGACAAAGAAATTATACTTTGACGAAGAACACAGCGCACACGATGTGCGCGATAAAGCAAAGGATATAGAAGAAAA gctgaagaagaagaagggtTCCTTCTTCCAATCAATAACGTCTTTGCAGAAAAATAGCGCCAAG GTGAGCTCAAAACGTGACGCTTTAGAGGAAAAATCAACTGGTGCTCGCAATGATTATTTGTTGAGCCTCGCCGCCGCTAATGCCCATCAGAACCGATATTTTGTAGTCGATTTACAATCCACTATGCAG TATTTGGAACAAGGAGTTTACGATAAAGTAGCGGAATACTTAACATTGATGGGACGCACGGAGCTGCTCACTTGTCTAGCCACGCAAAATAGTTTCGGCAAGATTCGCGATCAAGCTCAGCAG CTCACTAGGGAGTACAATATCCAATGTTGCTGTTTATACTATCCTGTTTTGAAGCAACACATTCAATACGATTTTGAGCCTTGCGATAACGATCCAGTAGATAG gGTAACTGCCGATCACTCGGCGGCAACGACATTGGGCAAAGAAGCACGTCGCTGGTCGACGAAAATAGCCCGTGAGGTAAGCGGCATTCGTGAAAATAACCGGAAACTTCAAGTGTTATACCAACTCAAAGAGTCTGGTCAGAAG acTGATCCAAACGATCCTAATGGTCCAGATTTAGATACTAAGATCGATGAATTAAAGCATGCCATTCGGCGAGCAGAG actgCGAAACTCAAAGCGGAAGCGAGGCTAGAATGCCTTCGATACGGTGGAG TAAATGTAGACGAATTCTTACAAGAGGCTGAAACCCTCAGCGTTCAAGATATGCCACGTTCTGCCAGCTCTCTTTCCGTAAGAACAGATGCATCTGGCGCAGCG gaacATCCATCATCGGACTCGTTCTATGACAGCGACGGTGATGGCGGAAGCGACCTAACGACTTTGGAACGGCCCGGAAAGAATATATCTCAAGCGGAAGAGGAAGCCGAAGAAAGACAGAGGCATGATAGTGCCGAGGTTGATG cattgcTGGAGCAGGAGAAGCAACGAATAGAGCAGTTAACGGCAGGCTGGGATGATCCCACGGCTGTTGATTGGGACAACGAAGAGAAAGATGAACACGAGATATCGCACGAAATACCAGAGATGCCTTCTAGTCAACCCATATACAAGTGCACTGCTCTATACTCCTACACA GCGCAAAATCCTGATGAACTTTCTATTGTGGAAAGCGAACAGCTGGATGTAGTGGGCGAAGGCGATGGCGACGGATGGTTAAGAGCAAGAAATTATCGAGGAGAGGAAGGCTTTGTTCCTCAAAACTATCTTGATGTAGAAAGAGAACCCGAGACTACCACTGGTCTAACTTCGCAAGGTCCAGGTCTAGTCCAGCAGATTTCCTTTTCATCCGTTGACTACACCATTGACGATCATGATGCCGTCGATCCCGATGCCAATTTACTAACTGCTACGGAAGCCATAATACAAAACCATGTTGGag aaatagaaCAATATTGCATTGCACTTTATGATTACGACGCAACGTGCGATGAGGAGCTGAGCTTTTTAGAAGGTGATATCCTTAAGGTGCTAAAAAAAGAGCCACACGATGTAGATGATGGCTGGTGGGAAGGTGAGCTAAGAGGCCAACAAGGTCTTTTCCCTTCTCTCGTTGTGGAACCTTGCGGTCCAGACGGTTGTCCTTTAACCCCAcag gaCGATGTAACACCACCAAGTTCCGCGCCACCAGTCTTCACTCCACCGCAAGCACCGGAAGAGTTTTTACTAGCCGATGAGCTTGCTCAAATGGAAG AAGAAGAGAAGTCAATGGTAAATGGTGATAGTGGGTTTATGATAAATTTGTCTCAAGACCAAAAGGAGCAATATGGTTCACAATTCTCAGAAGATGGTAAATCAGATGAAACTCCAGATATATTAG GTGGAAAAATCCGGAGATTCCAAATTCGATGA
- the LOC139107178 gene encoding 3-hydroxyacyl-CoA dehydrogenase type-2-like: MLRGTVALVTGGASGLGRGTVERFVKQGAKVVIADLPVSKGKTVADELGEANAIFSPVDVTSESDVQAALDLTKQKFGKLDVLVNAAGIAIAFKTYNSNKKVAHKLEDFAKIIQVNTIGTFNAIRLSAGLMVENTPNQDGQRGVIVNTASVAAFDGQMGQAAYSASKGAVVGMTLPIARDLSKDGIRVVTIAPGLFNTPLLMALPEKVRVFLAKSIPFPQRLGNPDEYAMLVQQIVENPLLNGETIRLDGALRMQA, encoded by the exons ATGTTGAGG GGTACTGTAGCTCTGGTGACTGGCGGGGCTTCTGGATTGGGCCGTGGCACTGTAGAAAGATTTGTCAAGCAGGGTGCAAAAGTAGTTATTGCCGATTTGCCTGTTTCAAAAGGTAAAACTGTGGCCGACGAGTTAGGGGAAGCTAATGCAATATTTTCACCTGTGGAT gtAACTTCAGAATCTGATGTACAAGCTGCCCTTGACCTTACAAAACAAAAGTTTGGTAAGCTTGATGTTCTCGTCAATGCTGCTGGTATTGCTATAGCTTTTAAAACATacaatagtaataaaaaagttgCTCACAAACTGGAGGactttgcaaaaattattcaagtcaATACCATCGGTACGTTTAACGCTATACGCCTTTCTGCCGGCTTGATGGTTGAAAACACACCTAATCAAGATGGTCAAAGAGGTGTTATTGTCAATACTGCAAGTGTCGCAGCTTTTGATGGTCAAATGGGTCAGGCTGCTTATTCTGCTTCAAAAGGAGCGGTCGTAG GAATGACTTTACCCATCGCTCGCGATCTTTCCAAGGATGGAATTCGTGTTGTAACAATTGCTCCAGGGCTTTTCAACACTCCATTATTAATGGCATTGCCAGAAAAAGTGCGCGTCTTTTTGGCAAAGAGCATACCATTTCCTCAAAGATTAGGGAATCCCGATGAGTATGCAATGTTAGTACAGCAGATCGTTGAGAATCCATTGTTAAATGGAGAGACAATTAGGTTGGATGGTGCTTTGCGAATGCAagcttaa